The proteins below are encoded in one region of Bremerella sp. P1:
- a CDS encoding ligase-associated DNA damage response exonuclease: protein MIEVTEAGLYCRAGDFHIDPWRSTPKAIVTHAHSDHARFGSQQYVTSEEGYGVLRKRLGNTAQISTLPYRETLSMNGVSVSLHPAGHILGSSQVRVEHRGEVWVVTGDFKLGADATCSEFEPVHCHTLISECTFGLPIYRWEDDARVFQSINTWWKANADDGRPSVLFAYSLGKAQRLLAGLDASIGPIYCHGAIQNLNEAYRQGGIALPETLYTGRDNEKSRWDGAMIVAPPSALGSVWMRKFRKASTAFASGWMLVRGNRRRRNVERGFVLSDHADWDGLLTAIDTSQAERVLLTHGQTAPMERYLREKGIEADALNTLFTGENDDLVVDSNSDDEPVEQESEV from the coding sequence TTGATCGAAGTCACTGAGGCCGGGCTCTACTGTCGGGCCGGCGATTTTCATATTGATCCTTGGCGGTCAACTCCCAAAGCGATCGTCACGCACGCCCATTCCGATCACGCCCGCTTCGGCAGTCAGCAGTATGTCACTTCGGAGGAAGGCTATGGCGTTCTTCGCAAACGTCTGGGTAACACTGCGCAGATTTCAACGCTTCCCTATCGAGAAACTCTCTCGATGAACGGTGTTTCCGTTTCGCTTCATCCGGCTGGTCACATCTTGGGGTCTTCTCAGGTTCGTGTGGAACACCGAGGCGAGGTCTGGGTCGTCACAGGCGACTTCAAGTTGGGAGCCGACGCAACGTGCTCGGAATTTGAGCCCGTCCACTGCCATACGCTGATCAGCGAATGCACCTTTGGCCTACCCATCTATCGCTGGGAAGATGATGCGCGAGTATTTCAATCCATTAATACTTGGTGGAAGGCCAATGCCGACGATGGCCGTCCTTCGGTTTTGTTCGCCTACTCGCTTGGTAAGGCTCAGCGTCTCCTCGCGGGTCTCGACGCTTCCATTGGTCCGATTTATTGTCATGGAGCGATTCAGAACCTCAACGAGGCATATCGCCAAGGTGGCATCGCTTTGCCAGAAACGCTCTACACGGGCCGCGACAACGAGAAGTCTCGGTGGGACGGGGCGATGATTGTGGCCCCTCCTTCGGCACTTGGTTCCGTTTGGATGCGTAAGTTTCGCAAAGCATCCACCGCCTTTGCTTCCGGTTGGATGCTCGTCCGGGGTAATCGTCGTCGACGCAATGTCGAGCGAGGTTTCGTCTTATCAGACCATGCCGATTGGGATGGTTTGCTCACGGCCATTGATACAAGCCAAGCTGAACGAGTTCTTCTCACGCATGGCCAAACGGCCCCGATGGAGCGATATCTGCGAGAAAAGGGAATCGAGGCCGACGCGCTCAACACGCTGTTTACGGGCGAGAATGACGACCTGGTGGTTGACTCCAACTCTGACGACGAACCTGTCGAGCAGGAGTCCGAGGTATGA
- a CDS encoding polysaccharide biosynthesis/export family protein — MNTKAVYGLIVVCALVICSGCYAPLVSGGIPASTLPEEFRLPLRTGGTPLNYTMLTAPPPKDYLLGAEDVLEVTVPELFPNGEYRPLLVQVMGSGHIQLPLVGSVPVGGLNLAQAQSEITRAYSNGFFNSPTVSISLAQKATFSVVVLGKVASPGVTELPRYENDVAHAIALAGGLTEDAAEAIEIHRRAHGVTPEVVKIDLRGMDNLNFGPHDVILHEGDVVVVPNRRNEVFYVVGKLNPTNVVRFSAGERERELGGGFILPRDREVDVITAVAMAGYIDPIDSPTTVTVHRQIPGQEPMLIHVDLIKARYCRQENINVCPGDIIYLNPDANWYFRRTFDRLIDDVFLFPYRSVWGF; from the coding sequence ATGAACACGAAGGCAGTCTATGGACTGATTGTGGTCTGCGCGCTGGTTATTTGCTCAGGTTGTTATGCTCCACTGGTCAGTGGTGGAATTCCCGCTAGCACGCTTCCCGAAGAGTTCCGCCTTCCTCTTCGTACGGGCGGCACTCCACTGAACTACACAATGCTCACAGCACCGCCCCCCAAAGATTATCTGTTGGGTGCCGAAGACGTGCTGGAAGTTACGGTTCCCGAACTGTTTCCCAACGGCGAGTATCGACCACTCTTAGTGCAAGTCATGGGGTCGGGGCATATCCAGCTTCCGCTGGTTGGATCGGTCCCTGTCGGTGGGCTGAATCTCGCGCAAGCCCAATCGGAAATCACGCGAGCCTACTCGAACGGTTTCTTCAATTCTCCAACGGTCAGTATCTCCTTGGCCCAGAAGGCCACGTTCAGCGTGGTCGTGTTGGGCAAGGTCGCGTCGCCAGGCGTTACGGAGCTTCCTCGCTACGAGAACGACGTAGCCCACGCAATTGCTTTAGCAGGCGGCTTAACCGAAGACGCGGCCGAAGCGATCGAAATTCACCGCCGGGCACACGGGGTTACCCCAGAGGTCGTGAAGATCGATCTACGCGGCATGGATAACCTCAACTTCGGGCCGCACGATGTCATCTTGCACGAAGGCGATGTTGTCGTGGTTCCCAACCGAAGAAACGAAGTATTCTATGTCGTTGGAAAGCTGAACCCGACGAATGTGGTTCGGTTCTCTGCCGGGGAACGAGAACGAGAGCTTGGTGGCGGTTTCATCCTACCGCGGGATCGGGAAGTTGACGTCATTACGGCAGTGGCCATGGCTGGTTACATCGATCCGATCGATTCACCCACGACCGTTACCGTCCATCGACAGATCCCTGGGCAAGAACCCATGCTGATCCATGTCGATCTGATTAAGGCCAGGTATTGCCGGCAAGAGAACATCAATGTTTGCCCTGGCGATATCATCTACCTGAATCCGGATGCCAACTGGTACTTCCGTCGCACGTTTGATCGACTGATCGACGACGTGTTCCTGTTCCCCTATCGAAGTGTCTGGGGATTCTAG
- a CDS encoding YebC/PmpR family DNA-binding transcriptional regulator: protein MGRSFENRKHSIAKTAAQKSKLYSKYGKMLYVAAKNGVPDPESNPSLKSLMEKAKREQVPAHVIDKALEKAKGAGGEDYSEARYEGFGPGGCSVIVDCLTDNPNRTITDVRNCFNKSGAKLGTAGSVSHLFDHLAVFSFKGGEQDQVLEAMLEADVDVDDVEEEDGQLTVFAAATDFFKAKQALQEAFPDVELEVQEIAFVPQANTELTGDDAKAFEKFLDMLDDCEDVQNVYHSAQLPD from the coding sequence ATGGGAAGAAGCTTCGAAAACCGGAAGCATTCGATTGCTAAGACGGCCGCTCAAAAGTCCAAGCTTTACTCCAAGTACGGCAAGATGCTGTACGTTGCGGCGAAGAATGGGGTGCCCGATCCTGAGTCCAACCCGTCCCTCAAAAGCCTGATGGAAAAGGCCAAACGCGAGCAGGTGCCCGCCCACGTGATTGATAAGGCCCTTGAAAAGGCCAAGGGGGCAGGGGGCGAGGACTACTCAGAAGCCCGATACGAAGGGTTCGGGCCAGGCGGCTGTAGCGTGATTGTCGACTGCTTGACCGACAACCCCAATCGCACGATTACCGACGTTCGTAACTGCTTCAACAAGAGCGGAGCTAAGCTGGGCACCGCCGGTTCCGTTTCGCATTTGTTCGATCACCTGGCCGTCTTCTCGTTCAAAGGTGGCGAGCAAGACCAGGTTCTCGAGGCCATGCTCGAAGCAGATGTCGATGTCGATGACGTCGAGGAAGAAGATGGTCAGCTCACCGTCTTCGCCGCGGCGACCGACTTCTTCAAAGCGAAGCAGGCCCTCCAGGAAGCATTTCCCGATGTTGAATTGGAAGTTCAGGAAATTGCGTTCGTTCCCCAAGCAAACACCGAGCTAACAGGCGATGACGCCAAGGCATTCGAGAAGTTCCTGGACATGCTCGACGACTGCGAAGATGTGCAAAACGTCTATCACAGTGCCCAGCTCCCTGATTAG
- a CDS encoding ligase-associated DNA damage response DEXH box helicase, with product MEGSVITKTARESKRRQPSRTHIDSAKRKVTDWFHAQGFEPFRFQRQAWNAYLGGQNGLIHASTGTGKTYAAWMGPLIEILAERQSRKISSPLPLRVLWITPLRALANDTFDSLALPVLDMDLPMTVDIRTGDTSSSARARQKRRLPTALVTTPESLTVMLSQEDAQARLRDLRLVVIDEWHELIGSKRGTQTELALSRLRQWNPLIQTLGLSATLGNTDEAIDVLLGEHRRLQAEPAIIAGRRRKSIAIETMIPSKIERFPWAGHLGTRLVEDVAKRVDAANTSLVFTNTRSQTEAWYQRLLEIRPDWAGLIAVHHGSIDRDTRSWVEQQLRVGKLKCVVCTSSLDLGVDFSPVEQVFQVGSPKGVSRLMQRAGRSGHSPDRRSQVVCVPTNTLELIEFAAAKEAIERNELESRVPPNAPLDVLIQHMVTMACGGGFQAENLFQEVRQTFAYRNLTDTDWQWALKFVTTGGDALKAYPEYRRVVPSEDGSLAIGDRKIARNHRLSIGTIVGDANITVQFVKGPRLGTLEEAFIAKVSPGEAFYFAGRLVELVRVQDSKVWVRRAKNAEKPVIPRWMGGRMPLSTELSRAVRRKLDQAADGNFDGSEMKAVQPVLELQPAWSAIPRRKQLLIESSKSREGYHLFFFPFAGRLVHEGLAALVAYRLARLQPITFSMAVNDYGFELLSPTEIPLQEALQTDLFRSELIQDDILACLNSVEMAKRQFREVAHIAGLVFQGYPGSRKSARQLQASTGLLFDVFSNYDQDNLLLKQAKAEVLERNLERQRLLDTLQEIRESEVVIRNTKRFTPLAFPLVVDRLRERLSSEKLSDRVRRMQQQLENAAERR from the coding sequence ATGGAAGGATCCGTCATTACCAAAACGGCCCGTGAAAGCAAACGCCGCCAACCTTCGCGGACCCACATTGATTCCGCTAAACGCAAGGTAACCGATTGGTTTCACGCGCAGGGATTCGAGCCTTTTCGTTTCCAGCGTCAGGCCTGGAACGCCTATCTAGGCGGTCAAAATGGCCTCATTCACGCGAGTACGGGAACTGGCAAGACGTATGCGGCCTGGATGGGGCCACTGATCGAGATTCTTGCCGAGCGCCAGTCACGAAAGATATCTTCTCCGCTACCTTTACGTGTGCTTTGGATTACGCCTCTGCGGGCACTTGCCAACGACACGTTCGATTCGTTGGCTCTGCCGGTCTTGGATATGGACCTGCCGATGACGGTCGATATTCGAACTGGGGATACCTCTTCTTCCGCACGAGCCCGCCAGAAGAGACGACTTCCGACAGCATTGGTGACGACCCCGGAAAGTCTCACGGTGATGCTGAGTCAAGAAGACGCCCAGGCCAGGCTAAGAGACTTGCGCCTCGTGGTGATCGACGAGTGGCATGAACTGATCGGATCGAAACGAGGTACACAGACGGAGCTTGCCTTGTCGCGGCTACGGCAATGGAATCCACTTATCCAAACCTTGGGCCTATCGGCAACGCTCGGAAACACCGACGAGGCAATCGACGTCCTTCTTGGAGAACATCGCCGCTTACAAGCTGAGCCGGCGATAATAGCTGGCCGAAGGCGAAAGAGCATTGCGATCGAGACCATGATCCCCAGCAAGATCGAACGCTTCCCATGGGCAGGGCACCTAGGTACGCGTCTCGTCGAGGATGTCGCCAAGCGTGTCGACGCAGCGAATACGTCTTTGGTCTTCACGAACACGCGATCACAGACCGAGGCCTGGTATCAGCGACTTCTGGAAATACGTCCCGACTGGGCCGGTTTGATTGCCGTCCATCATGGTTCTATTGATCGTGACACCAGAAGTTGGGTCGAACAGCAGTTAAGAGTTGGCAAGCTCAAGTGTGTTGTCTGTACATCCAGCTTAGATCTTGGTGTCGACTTTAGTCCGGTCGAACAGGTTTTTCAGGTAGGTAGTCCTAAGGGTGTGTCCCGATTGATGCAACGTGCTGGTCGAAGTGGACATTCGCCTGATCGACGAAGCCAAGTCGTTTGCGTTCCAACCAACACCCTGGAGTTGATCGAGTTCGCAGCGGCTAAAGAAGCCATCGAACGAAATGAGCTGGAGAGTCGCGTCCCACCCAACGCCCCACTCGACGTCTTGATCCAGCACATGGTGACGATGGCGTGTGGAGGCGGATTCCAGGCAGAGAATCTCTTCCAGGAGGTACGGCAGACCTTTGCCTATCGGAATCTGACTGACACTGACTGGCAGTGGGCGCTCAAATTCGTTACGACCGGAGGTGATGCCCTGAAGGCTTATCCCGAGTATCGCCGAGTTGTGCCCAGTGAAGACGGGTCGCTGGCAATCGGCGATCGCAAAATTGCCCGAAACCATCGGCTCTCGATTGGGACCATTGTGGGTGACGCGAACATTACGGTTCAGTTCGTCAAAGGTCCTCGCCTGGGCACCCTCGAGGAAGCGTTCATCGCGAAGGTTTCTCCTGGCGAAGCATTCTATTTTGCAGGCCGACTCGTGGAATTGGTACGCGTCCAGGACTCCAAAGTGTGGGTCCGACGGGCCAAGAACGCGGAAAAGCCTGTGATTCCGCGTTGGATGGGAGGCCGCATGCCACTCTCCACGGAACTATCACGCGCCGTGCGTCGCAAGTTGGATCAAGCCGCCGACGGGAACTTTGACGGGAGCGAAATGAAGGCGGTCCAGCCAGTTTTAGAGCTCCAACCGGCATGGTCGGCGATTCCGCGACGAAAGCAATTGTTGATTGAGTCGTCGAAGTCTCGAGAAGGATATCACCTCTTCTTCTTTCCGTTCGCAGGACGACTGGTTCACGAAGGGTTAGCTGCGCTGGTGGCATATCGACTCGCCAGGCTTCAGCCGATTACCTTCAGTATGGCGGTCAACGACTACGGGTTCGAGCTGCTTTCGCCAACGGAGATCCCGCTCCAAGAAGCCCTTCAGACGGACCTGTTTCGCTCGGAACTTATTCAAGACGACATACTGGCCTGTCTTAACTCGGTGGAGATGGCCAAACGACAATTTCGTGAAGTCGCGCATATCGCTGGTCTCGTTTTCCAAGGCTATCCAGGCAGTCGCAAGAGTGCTCGTCAGCTTCAAGCCTCGACGGGACTTCTCTTTGACGTATTCAGCAATTACGACCAAGACAACCTACTACTTAAACAGGCCAAAGCAGAAGTTCTGGAACGAAATCTAGAGCGTCAGCGACTACTGGATACGCTCCAAGAAATCCGCGAAAGCGAAGTTGTGATTCGGAATACAAAGCGTTTCACGCCGTTGGCGTTTCCGCTGGTCGTGGATCGTCTACGGGAACGGCTATCATCGGAAAAGCTTTCTGACCGAGTTCGCAGGATGCAACAACAACTCGAGAATGCGGCGGAGCGGCGCTAG
- a CDS encoding LuxR C-terminal-related transcriptional regulator yields the protein MLTPSSNIALLESCGQERKRLHDSLQNPARYIHCLDSIDDLANTKTVFDALVIDVDFENGRGESLILELCAESELRSILISATESQLHRALHCLERGAMSILEKPFDLERAKILVDQAILGTRLRRKTRLERQQLGRRIATLTERQREVFRHMVAGKHVKEIALEMGIAIKTVHTFRTQLFDKLDIDSPLQLIRDIAMVFGRRGLQRLSTSVDDQTISELVQQFRKPKYFDIPVS from the coding sequence TTGCTCACTCCTAGTTCCAATATCGCCCTGCTAGAGTCTTGCGGACAAGAACGCAAGCGGCTGCACGATAGCTTGCAGAATCCCGCTCGTTATATCCACTGCCTGGATAGTATCGATGACCTCGCAAATACGAAAACGGTCTTCGATGCGCTTGTGATCGATGTGGACTTTGAGAATGGCCGCGGTGAATCGCTGATTCTGGAACTCTGCGCGGAATCAGAACTTAGATCGATCTTGATTTCGGCAACTGAGTCGCAGCTCCACCGAGCCCTGCATTGCCTCGAGAGAGGAGCCATGTCCATTCTGGAGAAGCCTTTCGATCTAGAGCGGGCAAAGATCCTTGTCGATCAGGCAATTCTGGGAACTCGCCTCCGTCGAAAAACACGTCTGGAACGGCAGCAGCTTGGCCGTCGTATCGCAACGCTGACGGAGCGTCAACGCGAAGTATTTCGGCATATGGTAGCCGGGAAACACGTCAAGGAAATCGCTCTGGAAATGGGGATCGCCATTAAGACGGTTCATACCTTTCGGACGCAGCTGTTTGACAAGCTTGATATCGACTCGCCACTACAACTGATTCGCGACATCGCAATGGTATTCGGGCGTCGAGGTCTTCAGAGGTTGAGTACTTCGGTCGACGACCAAACCATCTCCGAGTTGGTCCAGCAATTCAGGAAGCCGAAGTACTTCGACATTCCGGTTAGCTAA
- a CDS encoding DUF6807 family protein: MISDGDQSILTYNKVSPPVPKGLKEIYHRSGCLHPVCSPSGQSVTAMFPKDHPHQQGIFSAWVKTTYEGENIDFWNLGGGTGRVLHEQVVGTFQEKDRAGFEVNLIHRKETEPKVDVLRERWKVTAYPTDGSYRCFDLQSTQSAISPRALLINEYHYGGFAVRGPARWVTTGNEKEERESSGFLNNLGSKRAEGNHQHAKWVSLWGEIDGKPVSITVLCDPNNFRAPQAARIHPTKPYFCYAPCVDGEFVIDEDHPYQSRYRYLVTDAMPDAKWLDQQWEKWSSESTK, translated from the coding sequence GTGATATCCGATGGGGACCAATCCATACTGACCTACAACAAGGTCTCGCCACCGGTTCCCAAGGGATTGAAAGAGATCTACCACCGTAGCGGCTGCCTGCATCCGGTTTGTTCTCCAAGTGGCCAGTCGGTCACGGCAATGTTTCCCAAGGACCACCCACATCAGCAAGGCATCTTCTCGGCCTGGGTGAAAACAACCTATGAGGGAGAGAACATTGATTTCTGGAATCTTGGCGGCGGGACAGGTCGCGTTTTACACGAGCAAGTGGTGGGGACCTTTCAAGAGAAAGACCGCGCAGGGTTCGAGGTCAATCTGATCCATCGCAAAGAAACCGAGCCGAAGGTTGACGTCTTGCGAGAGCGCTGGAAAGTAACAGCTTATCCCACCGACGGCAGTTACCGCTGTTTCGATTTGCAATCAACCCAGTCCGCAATCTCGCCACGCGCATTGCTTATCAACGAGTACCATTACGGCGGCTTCGCCGTGCGGGGACCTGCACGTTGGGTTACCACCGGGAACGAGAAGGAAGAACGAGAATCTAGCGGGTTTCTCAACAATCTTGGCTCAAAACGAGCGGAAGGAAACCATCAGCATGCCAAATGGGTTTCCCTATGGGGTGAGATCGACGGAAAGCCGGTAAGCATAACTGTACTGTGCGATCCGAATAACTTCCGAGCCCCTCAGGCTGCTCGAATCCATCCCACGAAGCCGTACTTCTGCTACGCTCCGTGTGTCGATGGAGAGTTCGTGATCGACGAAGATCACCCATATCAGTCTCGGTACCGGTACCTGGTAACCGATGCGATGCCAGATGCGAAATGGCTTGACCAACAGTGGGAAAAATGGTCGTCCGAATCGACCAAGTAG
- the pdeM gene encoding ligase-associated DNA damage response endonuclease PdeM, translating into MEGNIENTMGEGFELIWHEQRLVLLGERAVWMPDYEVLLVADLHLGKESAFRAASIPVPDVTAIDLGRLSSLIDKTECRRLIILGDLVHCARGLSREVIDQTARWREEHRDLHVQLIVGNHDDKAGCLPTSWNLDSRDVADCGPFQLQHVPPKRSTKPLLAGHVHPKYRLRTSTDSITLPCFVLTNEILILPAFGTFIDGQAVKYAPARYFVISDDTITELCSPSSKTARLAK; encoded by the coding sequence ATGGAAGGAAACATCGAGAACACCATGGGGGAAGGATTCGAGCTGATCTGGCACGAACAACGGCTTGTGCTCCTAGGGGAACGTGCCGTCTGGATGCCGGATTATGAGGTACTCCTTGTCGCCGACCTACACCTGGGTAAAGAATCCGCGTTCCGAGCAGCTTCGATCCCGGTTCCCGATGTGACTGCAATCGACCTGGGACGATTGTCGTCCTTGATCGATAAGACCGAATGTCGGCGACTGATTATCCTGGGCGACTTAGTCCATTGTGCTCGTGGACTGAGCCGAGAGGTGATTGATCAGACGGCTCGTTGGCGAGAAGAGCATCGAGACCTTCACGTTCAATTGATAGTCGGCAATCACGACGATAAAGCCGGCTGCCTCCCGACGTCCTGGAACCTTGATAGTCGTGATGTCGCCGACTGCGGTCCATTTCAGCTTCAACACGTTCCACCTAAACGCAGCACCAAACCATTGCTTGCTGGCCATGTGCACCCGAAATACCGTTTAAGAACTTCGACCGACTCGATAACCCTACCCTGCTTCGTCCTGACCAACGAGATCCTCATCCTTCCCGCGTTCGGGACTTTTATTGACGGTCAAGCGGTGAAGTACGCTCCGGCACGCTACTTTGTGATTTCCGACGACACAATCACGGAATTGTGCAGCCCTTCTTCAAAAACGGCCCGTCTGGCCAAGTAG
- a CDS encoding zinc-dependent alcohol dehydrogenase: MKALLLSEYKKLDVVEFEEPQIGDHDLLISVKACGICGSDIHGYDGSTGRRQPPLVMGHEAAGVVAKVGKSVTGFREGDRVTFDSTVSCGHCFYCRRGEINLCDNRMVLGVSCDEYRRHGAFAEYVAVPQHICYHLPASIPYNHAAMIEAVSVAVHAAGRAPVTLGDTAVVVGSGMIGLLAIQAIRLAGCSQVIAVDLDSNRLEVAKKLGADVGIVASEGNVEEKVRELTEGRGADVVLEVVGATPTVKTAIGCAKKGGSIVLVGNLAPNVEFPLQAVVTRELSVYGSCASSGEYPACIDLMSRGLIRVEDMITATASLEEGVDWFARLYSGEPGAMKVIIDPTQ; encoded by the coding sequence ATGAAGGCTCTATTACTCTCGGAATACAAAAAGCTGGATGTCGTTGAATTCGAAGAGCCTCAGATTGGCGACCACGATCTCCTGATCAGCGTGAAAGCTTGTGGAATCTGTGGCAGCGACATTCATGGATACGATGGCAGCACAGGGCGTCGCCAACCACCGCTGGTCATGGGACACGAGGCCGCAGGCGTCGTTGCCAAGGTGGGTAAGTCGGTGACCGGGTTTCGCGAAGGGGATCGCGTCACGTTTGACTCCACCGTCTCTTGTGGACATTGTTTCTACTGCCGTCGGGGAGAGATCAATCTTTGCGATAACCGCATGGTTTTGGGTGTTTCGTGTGACGAATACCGTCGACATGGCGCCTTCGCTGAATATGTCGCCGTACCGCAGCATATTTGCTATCACTTGCCTGCTTCGATTCCGTACAATCACGCAGCGATGATCGAAGCCGTTTCTGTTGCAGTTCATGCGGCAGGCCGAGCCCCTGTTACGCTGGGCGATACGGCAGTGGTCGTCGGAAGCGGAATGATTGGCCTGCTCGCCATCCAGGCAATTCGTCTGGCCGGGTGCTCCCAGGTCATCGCCGTCGATCTCGACAGCAATCGACTTGAGGTTGCCAAAAAGCTGGGAGCGGATGTCGGTATTGTTGCCAGCGAAGGAAACGTCGAAGAAAAGGTCCGCGAACTGACTGAAGGACGCGGTGCGGATGTCGTGCTGGAAGTTGTTGGGGCTACTCCCACGGTCAAGACCGCGATCGGGTGCGCCAAGAAGGGGGGCTCAATCGTCCTGGTAGGTAACCTGGCACCGAACGTCGAGTTTCCTTTGCAAGCCGTCGTGACGCGTGAGCTCTCCGTGTATGGTTCGTGTGCCTCCAGCGGAGAGTACCCGGCTTGCATCGACCTGATGTCTCGGGGGCTGATCCGTGTCGAAGATATGATCACGGCGACAGCTTCGTTGGAAGAAGGAGTCGACTGGTTTGCCCGCCTCTACTCAGGCGAACCGGGGGCGATGAAGGTCATTATCGACCCGACCCAGTAG
- a CDS encoding ATP-dependent DNA ligase: MRQFAELYRALDEALGTNAKVDALVDYFSRCSPDDGAWAVYFLVGHRIKRLLPSKDMRQWAAQAAGIEDWLFEACYESVGDLAETMALLVAASTSPGKTGEHNQRKQQELAHWIDNRILPLRKLNEVERACLLRQSWQELSNHERFVFNKIVTGGFRVGVSKGLVVRALAKASDVATSVIAHRLMGSWEPTPQFFEALVSRDDGEADASKPYPFMLAHPLQDDPNVLGDPQNGLAEWKWDGIRAQILRRDGQSYVWSRGEELILERFPELYDAIAELPDGTVLDGEIVAWKDDRVMPFADLQRRIGRKRVGKKLLSDVPCRFIAFDLVEHGGQDIRSMPLADRRMKLLKTIGAIEHTCLQVSSSIEATSWEDLAQHREESRLHGTEGLMLKRLDASYEVGRPTGLWWKWKVDPFVCDAVLIYAQRGHGRRSNLYTDYTFAAWDDGQLVPFAKAYSGLTDEEIRQVDRFIRKNTLEKFGPVRSVKPELVFELAFEGIHESKRHKSGVAVRFPRISRWRHDKPIQQADTLATIKSMAQLEVA; this comes from the coding sequence ATGAGGCAATTCGCAGAGTTGTACCGAGCCCTTGATGAAGCTTTGGGGACCAATGCCAAGGTCGATGCCCTCGTCGACTACTTCTCGCGGTGTAGCCCGGATGATGGCGCATGGGCCGTTTATTTCCTTGTCGGTCATCGAATCAAACGTTTGTTACCTTCTAAGGACATGCGCCAGTGGGCGGCCCAGGCGGCTGGAATTGAAGATTGGCTATTCGAGGCCTGCTACGAATCAGTCGGCGACTTGGCAGAAACGATGGCGCTTCTCGTCGCCGCCTCGACATCTCCAGGCAAAACAGGGGAACACAATCAAAGAAAGCAACAAGAGTTGGCACATTGGATCGACAATCGCATTTTGCCCCTTCGCAAGCTCAACGAGGTAGAACGCGCGTGTCTCTTGCGGCAATCGTGGCAGGAACTATCGAACCACGAACGGTTTGTCTTCAACAAGATTGTGACCGGTGGTTTCCGAGTGGGCGTATCCAAGGGACTTGTTGTTCGGGCACTTGCGAAGGCGAGCGACGTTGCCACATCAGTGATCGCCCACCGCTTGATGGGCAGTTGGGAGCCGACACCCCAATTCTTCGAAGCTCTGGTGAGTCGTGATGATGGCGAGGCCGATGCCAGTAAACCTTACCCGTTCATGCTCGCTCATCCTCTTCAGGATGACCCAAACGTGCTGGGAGACCCTCAAAACGGGCTCGCCGAATGGAAGTGGGATGGTATCCGTGCACAAATCCTTCGCCGTGACGGGCAATCGTATGTGTGGTCTCGTGGAGAAGAGCTCATTCTGGAAAGGTTTCCAGAGCTTTACGATGCCATCGCCGAACTGCCTGACGGTACCGTGTTGGACGGTGAAATCGTTGCCTGGAAAGACGATCGAGTGATGCCGTTTGCAGATCTGCAGAGGCGAATTGGCCGAAAGCGCGTCGGGAAGAAGTTGCTCAGTGATGTCCCCTGTCGATTTATTGCGTTCGACTTGGTGGAACATGGCGGCCAGGACATTCGTTCAATGCCACTCGCGGACCGTCGAATGAAACTGCTGAAAACGATTGGAGCGATCGAACATACGTGCCTGCAAGTATCATCTTCGATCGAGGCAACCTCCTGGGAAGATCTGGCCCAACATCGCGAAGAGAGTCGGCTACACGGGACGGAAGGTCTGATGCTCAAGCGTTTGGACGCGAGCTATGAAGTTGGACGCCCAACCGGCCTCTGGTGGAAATGGAAAGTCGATCCGTTTGTCTGCGATGCGGTTCTCATCTATGCCCAGCGAGGACATGGCCGAAGATCCAATTTGTACACCGACTACACTTTTGCTGCCTGGGATGACGGACAGCTCGTCCCTTTCGCCAAAGCTTATTCCGGACTGACCGATGAAGAGATCCGGCAGGTAGATCGCTTTATTCGCAAGAACACGCTGGAGAAATTTGGACCAGTTCGTTCGGTGAAACCCGAACTCGTCTTTGAGTTGGCCTTCGAGGGTATTCACGAGTCGAAACGGCACAAGTCAGGCGTGGCGGTTCGCTTTCCGCGCATCAGCCGCTGGCGACACGATAAGCCAATTCAGCAAGCCGACACGCTCGCCACGATCAAATCGATGGCTCAATTGGAGGTGGCTTGA